A DNA window from Pungitius pungitius chromosome 1, fPunPun2.1, whole genome shotgun sequence contains the following coding sequences:
- the LOC119208835 gene encoding taste receptor type 1 member 1-like has product MKHFLASLSLLGAFLHALAQQAVPASEFLLEGDYLLGGVFDIHHSGTVYHDRPKAIDCSSQPFILSSYRRFQLMRFSVEEINNSTDLLPNVSLGYEIFDHCSEVHTFPGILKLLSVDSLIQPWAEPHKNLSKVMAVVGPFSSADTLNVAPLFMMDFIPMISYGAASSALKEKERFPSFLRTVHSNKDMIEVIVKILQHFNWQWVAFLNSDDSFGEDGLDLFILRIKDTKICLAYTKTLNDKTDYSQMFKQIDSQTIPIIIVFARELGAEALIESAIELNVTNKVWIAVDTWSLNKKLPKEKGIKQIGTVIGVSQPMVTIPGFSDFIYHSKNKTHCKNAEQKVFCNQVCNCSNLTPEEILNVDPSFNFAVYSAVYAIAHALHNTLHCGTDTCNGNITVFPYMVLAELKTSNFTLLNQRIQFDGKGEPMFGSYSIVFWNNSGDAEEIGFYRFHPPDNFFINISSIHWYTKGEVPTSMCSQECAVGFARIASRIQKCCFSCEICPNGTYINITENAYKCISCKETEWSAAGSTSCNLRVLEFVPFTDLGAILILVGACVLVGLTVAMSILFAINYNTPVVRSAGGPMCFLIFGCLCLSNVSVFFYFGKPTTSSCVLRFLPFLLFYTVCLACFVVRSFQIVSIFKMAAKFPKLHSVWMKYHGQWLFITLAFVTQALLLLFSYILTPPHPHDETLWFPDKTILVCEMNIKASAGPVLLLVSLCFLCFVFSYMGKDLPKNYNEAKAITFCLLLLILTWIIFATGCLLNKNKDIQTLNALAVLSSLYSFVLWYFMPKCYIIIFQSHRNTQEYFQCLIQNYTKTISK; this is encoded by the exons ATGAAACATTTCCTtgcttctctgtctcttttGGGAGCTTTTCTTCATGCTTTGGCCCAACAGGCTGTCCCAGCCTCGGAGTTTCTGCTGGAGGGAGATTACTTGTTAGGTGGAGTTTTTGATATTCATCACAGTGGCACCGTTTATCATGACAGACCCAAAGCCATCGACTGCTCCAG TCAACCCTTCATTCTTTCAAGTTATCGGAGGTTTCAGTTGATGAGATTCTCTGTCGAGGAAATTAATAACTCCACTGACCTTCTGCCAAATGTGTCTCTCGGCTATGAGATATTCGACCACTGCTCAGAGGTTCACACTTTTCCAGGCATTTTAAAACTCCTCTCAGTGGACAGCTTGATACAGCCTTGGGCTGAACCACACAAGAATTTGTCCAAAGTAATGGCTGTGGTCGGCCCTTTTTCAAGCGCTGACACCCTAAATGTAGCACCACTATTCATGATGGATTTCATTCCAATG ATCAGTTATGGAGCTGCTTCCTCTGCCcttaaagagaaagaaagatttCCCTCTTTCCTACGAACAGTGCATTCAAATAAAGACATGATTGAAGTGATTGTTAAGATTCTGCAACACTTCAACTGGCAATGGGTTGCATTTCTTAACAGTGATGACAGTTTTGGGGAAGATGGCTtggatttgttcattttgaggaTTAAAGATACTAAGATTTGCCTGGCATACACCAAAACACTCAATGACAAAACAGATTATTCCCAAATGTTCAAACAGATTGATTCCCAGACGATACCCATCATTATTGTTTTTGCCCGAGAATTGGGAGCTGAAGCGCTCATTGAATCAGCAATAGAACTAAACGTCACCAACAAGGTGTGGATCGCAGTGGACACATGGTCCTTAAACAAGAAGCTCCCCAAAGAGAAAGGAATCAAACAAATTGGAACTGTAATAGGAGTGTCTCAGCCAATGGTTACAATACCTGGTTTCAGTGACTTTATCTATCATTCAAAAAACAAGACACACTGCAAAAATGCAGAACAAAAGGTGTTTTGTAATCAGGTTTGCAACTGCAGCAACTTGACACCAGAAGAAATCCTCAACGTGGACCCATCTTTTAACTTTGCTGTTTATTCTGCTGTATATGCCATTGCACATGCCTTACACAATACCTTGCATTGTGGAACTGACACATGTAATGGCAatattacagtgtttccatACATG GTTCTAGCAGAGCTGAAGACGTCAAACTTTACTCTTTTAAATCAACGTATCCAGTTTGATGGGAAGGGTGAACCCATGTTCGGATCCTACTCTATTGTTTTCTGGAACAACAGCGGTGATGCAGAGGAGATTGGCTTTTATAGATTCCATCCACCAGACaattttttcatcaatatcagcAGCATTCACTGGTACACAAAGGGAGAA GTGCCTACTTCAATGTGTTCCCAAGAATGTGCTGTAGGATTTGCAAGAATAGCAAGTCGAATCCAGAAATGCTGCTTTAGTTGTGAAATCTGTCCAAACGGAACTTATATCAACATCACAG AGAATGCCTATAAGTGCATCAGCTGTAAGGAGACAGAATGGTCTGCAGCAGGAAGCACATCATGTAATCTGCGGGTGTTGGAGTTCGTTCCATTCACAGACCTTGGTGCCATACTGATCCTGGTGGGAGCCTGTGTCTTGGTGGGCCTCACAGTAGCCATGTCCATTCTCTTTGCCATCAACTACAACACACCTGTCGTCAGATCTGCTGGGGGACCGATGTGCTTCCTCATTTTTGGCTGCCTGTGTCTGTCTAATGTCAGTGTGTTCTTTTACTTTGGTAAGCCCACCACTTCCTCTTGTGTCCTGAGGTTCTTAccatttctcttgttttacaCTGTTTGTCTAGCATGTTTTGTGGTGCGCTCTTTTCAAATTGTTAGcattttcaaaatggctgccaaGTTCCCAAAGCTCCACAGTGTGTGGATGAAGTATCATGGACAGTGGCTGTTCATCACACTGGCATTTGTTACTCAGGCACTCTTACTTCTTTTTAGCTATATTCTTACACCTCCACATCCCCACGATGAAACCCTTTGGTTCCCTGACAAAACCATCCTTGTTTGTGAGATGAATATCAAAGCATCAGCTGGTCCTGTGCTTTTACTTGTATCTCTGTGcttcctttgctttgttttctcatACATGGGCAAAGACCTTCCTAAAAATTACAATGAAGCCAAAGCAATAACCTTTTGCCTGCTCCTGCTGATCCTCACATGGATCATCTTTGCCACTGGATGCTTACTTAACAAGAACAAGGACATCCAGACACTTAATGCCCTGGCAGTCCTCTCAAGTCTCTACTCCTTTGTGTTGTGGTATTTCATGCCAAAATGCTACATCATCATTTTCCAAtcccacagaaacacacaagagTACTTCCAATGTCTCATTCAGAATTATACCAAAACAATCAGCAAGTAG
- the LOC119222686 gene encoding taste receptor type 1 member 1-like produces MKHFLASLSLLGAFLHALAQRAVPASEFLLEGDYVLGGVFDIHHSGTVYHDRPKAIDCSSQPFILSSYRRFQLMRFSVEEINNSTDLLPNVSLGYEIFDHCSEVHTFPGILKLLSVDSLIQPWAEPHKNLSKVMAVVGPFSSADTLNVAPLFMMDFIPMISYGAASSALEEKERFPSFLRTVHSNKNMIEVIVKILQHFNWRWVAFLNSDDSFGEDGLDLFILRIKDTKICLAYTKTLNDKTDYSQMFKQIDSQTIPIIIVFAQELGAEALIESAIELNVTNKVWIAVNTWSLNKKLPKEKGIKQIGTVIGVSQPMVTIPGFSDFIYHSKSQTHCKNAEQKVFCNQVSNCSNLTPEEILNVDPSFNFAVYSAVYAIAHALHNTLHCGTDTCNGNITVFPYMVLAELKTSNFTLLNQRIQFDGKGEPMFGSYSIVFWNNSGDAEEIGFYRFHPPDNFFINISSIHWYTKGEVPTSMCSQECAVGFARIASRIQKCCFSCEICPNGTYINITENAYKCINCKETEWSAAGSTSCNLRVLEFVPFTDLGAILILVGACVLVGLTVAMSILFAINYNTPVVRSAGGPMCFLIFGCLCLSNVSVFFYFGKPTTSSCVLRFLPFLLFYTVCLACFVVRSFQIVSIFKMAAKFPKLHSVWMKYHGQWLFITLAFVTQALLLLFSYILTPPHPHDETLWFPDKTILVCEMNIKASAGPVLLLVSLCFLCFVFSYMGKDLPKNYNEAKAITFCLLLLILTWIIFATGCLLNKNKDIQTLNALAVLSSLYSFVLWYFMPKCYIIIFQSHRNTQEYFQCLIQNYTKTISK; encoded by the exons ATGAAACATTTCCTtgcttctctgtctcttttGGGAGCTTTTCTTCATGCTTTGGCCCAACGGGCTGTCCCAGCCTCGGAGTTTCTGCTGGAGGGAGATTACGTGTTAGGTGGAGTTTTTGATATTCATCACAGTGGCACCGTTTATCATGACAGACCCAAAGCCATCGACTGCTCTAG TCAACCCTTCATTCTTTCAAGTTATCGGAGGTTTCAGTTGATGAGATTCTCTGTCGAGGAAATTAATAACTCCACTGACCTTCTGCCAAATGTGTCTCTCGGCTATGAGATATTCGACCACTGCTCAGAGGTTCACACTTTTCCAGGCATTTTAAAACTCCTCTCAGTGGACAGCTTGATACAGCCTTGGGCTGAACCACACAAGAATTTGTCCAAAGTAATGGCTGTGGTCGGCCCTTTTTCAAGCGCTGACACCCTAAATGTAGCACCACTATTCATGATGGATTTCATTCCAATG ATCAGTTATGGAGCTGCTTCCTCTGCCcttgaagagaaagaaagatttCCCTCTTTCCTACGAACagtgcattcaaataaaaacatgattgaAGTGATTGTTAAGATTCTGCAACACTTCAACTGGCGATGGGTTGCATTTCTTAACAGTGATGACAGTTTTGGGGAAGATGGCTtggatttgttcattttgaggaTTAAAGATACTAAGATTTGCCTGGCATACACCAAAACACTCAATGACAAAACAGATTATTCCCAAATGTTCAAACAGATCGATTCCCAGACGATACCCATCATTATTGTTTTTGCCCAAGAATTGGGAGCTGAAGCGCTCATTGAATCAGCAATAGAACTAAACGTCACCAACAAGGTGTGGATCGCAGTGAACACATGGTCCTTAAACAAGAAGCTCCCCAAAGAGAAAGGAATCAAACAAATTGGGACTGTAATAGGAGTGTCTCAGCCAATGGTTACAATACCTGGTTTCAGTGACTTTATCTATCATTCAAAAAGCCAGACTCACTGCAAAAATGCAGAACAAAAGGTGTTTTGTAATCAGGTTTCCAACTGCAGCAACTTGACACCAGAAGAAATCCTCAACGTGGACCCATCTTTTAACTTTGCTGTTTATTCTGCTGTATATGCCATTGCACATGCCTTACACAATACCTTGCATTGTGGAACTGACACATGTAATGGCAatattacagtgtttccatACATG GTTCTAGCAGAGCTGAAGACGTCAAACTTTACTCTTTTAAATCAACGTATCCAGTTTGATGGGAAGGGTGAACCCATGTTCGGATCCTACTCTATTGTTTTCTGGAACAACAGCGGTGATGCAGAGGAGATTGGCTTTTATAGATTCCATCCACCAGACaattttttcatcaatatcagcAGCATTCACTGGTACACAAAGGGAGAA GTGCCTACTTCAATGTGTTCCCAAGAATGTGCTGTAGGATTTGCTAGAATAGCAAGTCGAATCCAGAAATGCTGCTTTAGTTGTGAAATCTGTCCAAACGGAACTTATATCAACATCACAG AGAATGCCTATAAGTGCATCAACTGTAAGGAGACAGAATGGTCTGCAGCAGGAAGCACATCATGTAATCTGCGGGTGTTGGAGTTTGTTCCATTCACAGACCTTGGTGCCATACTGATCCTGGTGGGAGCCTGTGTCTTGGTGGGCCTCACAGTAGCCATGTCCATTCTCTTTGCCATCAACTACAACACACCTGTCGTCAGATCTGCTGGGGGACCAATGTGCTTCCTCATTTTTGGCTGCCTGTGTCTGTCTAATGTCAGTGTGTTCTTTTACTTTGGTAAGCCCACCACTTCCTCTTGTGTCCTGAGGTTCTTAccatttctcttgttttacaCCGTTTGTCTAGCATGTTTTGTGGTGCGCTCTTTTCAAATTGTTAGcattttcaaaatggctgccaaGTTCCCAAAGCTCCACAGTGTGTGGATGAAGTATCATGGACAGTGGCTGTTCATCACACTGGCATTTGTTACTCAGGCACTCTTACTTCTTTTTAGCTATATTCTTACACCTCCACATCCCCACGATGAAACCCTTTGGTTCCCTGACAAAACCATCCTTGTTTGTGAGATGAATATCAAAGCATCAGCTGGTCCTGTGCTTTTACTTGTATCTCTGTGcttcctttgctttgttttctcatACATGGGCAAAGACCTTCCTAAAAATTACAATGAAGCCAAAGCAATAACCTTTTGCCTGCTCCTGCTGATCCTCACATGGATCATCTTTGCCACTGGATGCTTACTTAACAAGAACAAGGACATCCAGACACTTAATGCCCTGGCAGTCCTCTCAAGTCTCTACTCCTTTGTGTTGTGGTATTTCATGCCAAAATGCTACATCATCATTTTCCAAtcccacagaaacacacaagagTACTTCCAATGTCTCATTCAGAATTATACCAAAACAATCAGCAAGTAG